One Archocentrus centrarchus isolate MPI-CPG fArcCen1 chromosome 14, fArcCen1, whole genome shotgun sequence DNA window includes the following coding sequences:
- the ccdc92bb gene encoding coiled-coil domain containing 92Bb isoform X2: MDAGRLEQQVASVERGIAFLKQEHLAMLTGLQLEITHLRRRCHELSCELDSRFPDRNTAEEEAELAARCDAAERLLQEQHCMMVAARGELRASRARASALGRSLREEERRFLEELKRRSHKITLLSRELQRQNVTTTTLCHELHSARLKLFQQQQQQSSGSAAEREEEEARGKEDEEEEDEDEEDEDGEGESSDWLLSPPPPASPSQSEERHRIRVSIREERVRACVPQERVTSPQQPHPMPDPALFLVPLRYRLLRMHQPVRSQDGEGLEDEWEDIEDSRMPGRVDMGAGEGETAL, encoded by the exons ATGGATGCCGGGAGGCTCGAGCAGCAGGTGGCCAGTGTGGAGAGAGGCATTGCCTTCCTGAAGCAGGAGCACCTGGCCATGCTGACCGGCCTGCAGCTGGAGATCACACACCTGAGAAGGCGCTGTCACG AGCTGAGCTGTGAGCTGGACTCCAGGTTTCCCGacagaaacacagcag AGGAGGAAGCAGAACTGGCGGCGCGTTGCGATGCTGCAGAGCGACTCCTACAGGAACAGCACTGCATGATGGTTGCTGCACGGGGGGAGCTGCGGGCCAGCCGGGCACGGGCATCAGCACTCGGAAGGAGCCTCAGGGAGGAAGAGCGACGTTTTCTGGAGGAGCTGAAGCGCCGAAGCCACAAGATCACACTGCTGAGTCGTGAGCTTCAGCGCCAAAATGTCACCACCACGACCCTCTGCCACGAGCTTCACAGCGCACGCTTAAAActgttccagcagcagcagcagcagagcagtgggtctgctgctgagagagaggaggaggaggccagaGGAAAGGAAGacgaagaggaagaagatgaagatgaggaggatgaagatggtGAAGGGGAGAGCTCGGACTGGctcctgtctcctcctcctccggccTCTCCCAGCCAGTCAGAGGAGAGACACAGGATTCGTGTCAGCATAAGAGAGGAGAGGGTCAGAGCTTGCGTCCCGCAGGAGAGAGTGACATCGCCACAGCAGCCACACCCCATGCCTGACCCCGCCCTCTTCCTGGTGCCCCTTAGGTACCGCCTCCTCCGCATGCACCAGCCAGTCAGATCACAGGATGGAGAAGGACTAGAGGATGAATGGGAGGACATTGAGGACAGTAGGATGCCCGGGAGGGTGGACATGGGAGCAGGAGAGGGAGAAACTGCTCTGTGA
- the ccdc92bb gene encoding coiled-coil domain containing 92Bb isoform X1, producing the protein MMVINPQMETERGFCRGSAMDAGRLEQQVASVERGIAFLKQEHLAMLTGLQLEITHLRRRCHELSCELDSRFPDRNTAEEEAELAARCDAAERLLQEQHCMMVAARGELRASRARASALGRSLREEERRFLEELKRRSHKITLLSRELQRQNVTTTTLCHELHSARLKLFQQQQQQSSGSAAEREEEEARGKEDEEEEDEDEEDEDGEGESSDWLLSPPPPASPSQSEERHRIRVSIREERVRACVPQERVTSPQQPHPMPDPALFLVPLRYRLLRMHQPVRSQDGEGLEDEWEDIEDSRMPGRVDMGAGEGETAL; encoded by the exons ATGATGGTGATAAATCCACAGATGGAGACTGAGCGTGG GTTCTGCAGGGGTTCAGCGATGGATGCCGGGAGGCTCGAGCAGCAGGTGGCCAGTGTGGAGAGAGGCATTGCCTTCCTGAAGCAGGAGCACCTGGCCATGCTGACCGGCCTGCAGCTGGAGATCACACACCTGAGAAGGCGCTGTCACG AGCTGAGCTGTGAGCTGGACTCCAGGTTTCCCGacagaaacacagcag AGGAGGAAGCAGAACTGGCGGCGCGTTGCGATGCTGCAGAGCGACTCCTACAGGAACAGCACTGCATGATGGTTGCTGCACGGGGGGAGCTGCGGGCCAGCCGGGCACGGGCATCAGCACTCGGAAGGAGCCTCAGGGAGGAAGAGCGACGTTTTCTGGAGGAGCTGAAGCGCCGAAGCCACAAGATCACACTGCTGAGTCGTGAGCTTCAGCGCCAAAATGTCACCACCACGACCCTCTGCCACGAGCTTCACAGCGCACGCTTAAAActgttccagcagcagcagcagcagagcagtgggtctgctgctgagagagaggaggaggaggccagaGGAAAGGAAGacgaagaggaagaagatgaagatgaggaggatgaagatggtGAAGGGGAGAGCTCGGACTGGctcctgtctcctcctcctccggccTCTCCCAGCCAGTCAGAGGAGAGACACAGGATTCGTGTCAGCATAAGAGAGGAGAGGGTCAGAGCTTGCGTCCCGCAGGAGAGAGTGACATCGCCACAGCAGCCACACCCCATGCCTGACCCCGCCCTCTTCCTGGTGCCCCTTAGGTACCGCCTCCTCCGCATGCACCAGCCAGTCAGATCACAGGATGGAGAAGGACTAGAGGATGAATGGGAGGACATTGAGGACAGTAGGATGCCCGGGAGGGTGGACATGGGAGCAGGAGAGGGAGAAACTGCTCTGTGA
- the LOC115792195 gene encoding F-box only protein 40-like: MSHRSRASRARQHVHCDTCYSRRCRVRVEVSVCCAVTPCRLLCGALFHLCKEEDHLLLCPNVRVPCINAAYGCPVHLPRSSQAAHLQVCPASVVCCTMEWLRWPTDDTNPHSHKALNDNLLKESEGHEEALDLAMALVDQADLYNRLKMKPLYPELMEEEEEEIRDEMKEEAAVGGFVNDGVIEDTSEGLLKNTSCEHIVAAETVPNSALRVSGINIDKYNLFEMMFSMEKGGCEAAQENLNKPKQNPKPGEKEKTQSGRNPNGAERQDHGDAEKDSSAAAKNCPPPDTSKTGLAPWQEGVMDRLGQELTPHEYNMYLVHHGRMLLAFGQIEACTPRDKDFVYGSLEPIPVQTLRSFKVPDSYHYRRRVHLYDTAARVKTEPRGVDTSDLEVKEDEWFSDEAATTLLGYAEQEVMGHKISESKAYDGLYIDVGTQTHSFRSAPFKGKTTLAEVMVDRPLKLHLQLQVESVNSRHNRASCVFTFLCGHTFHRREFATHVRNVHSDIHTCLSGWFEQRCPLAYLGCTYSQRRFHPSTHKATVTFNKELRSFNLRPTFEASVCDNSPASREGSGNSLSSLPYEVLCHMASFLDSLSLFQLALVSRLMRQVCSSLLQERGMVTLRWEKKTYLHGGTKWRAKPVWEFSHLFSSVDSWHMADIPPISAHLKVCPYYEVSPHSKPVPLPSMSEKQRCSQKRLSLLNHFTGNR, encoded by the exons ATG AGTCACCGTTCTCGGGCGTCCAGGGCACGGCAGCATGTCCACTGTGATACCTGCTACAGCCGGCGCTGCAGGGTTCGGGTGGAGGTCTCTGTGTGCTGCGCGGTCACCCCCTGCCGCCTGCTTTGCGGCGCTCTCTTCCACCTGTGCAAAGAAGAGGATCACCTGCTGCTCTGCCCTAATGTGAGGGTGCCCTGCATCAATGCGGCGTACGGCTGCCCTGTTCACCTGCCTCGCTCCTCACAGGCAGCTCACCTGCAGGTGTGCCCGGCCAGCGTGGTGTGCTGCACCATGGAGTGGCTCCGCTGGCCAACTGATGACACAAACCCACATAGCCACAAAGCCCTGAATGACAACTTGTTGAAGGAAAGTGAGGGACACGAGGAGGCTCTGGATCTTGCCATGGCCCTGGTTGATCAGGCAGACCTTTACAACCGTCTAAAAATGAAGCCGCTGTATCCGGAGCTgatggaggaagaagaggaggaaatacGTGATGAGATGAAAGAGGAAGCAGCAGTCGGAGGGTTTGTCAATGACGGTGTAATCGAAGATACCAGTGAAG GACTTCTTAAAAACACCTCCTGTGAGCATATTGTTGCTGCAGAGACTGTACCAAACAGTGCTCTGCGAGTTTCAGGTATCAACATAGACAAATACAACCTGTTTGAGATGATGTTCAGCATGGAGAAAGGCGGCTGTGAGGCCGCTCAGGAAAACCTGAACAAACCCAAGCAAAACCCAAAACCTGGAGAGAAGGAGAAAACCCAGAGTGGCAGAAATCCAAACGGGGCTGAGAGGCAGGACCACGGAGACGCAGagaaagacagctctgctgcagcCAAAAACTGCCCCCCACCAGACACAAGTAAGACTGGGCTGGCCCCGTGGCAGGAGGGGGTGATGGACCGTCTGGGGCAGGAGCTCACGCCACATGAGTACAACATGTACTTGGTGCATCATGGCCGCATGCTGCTGGCCTTTGGGCAAATCGAGGCCTGTACCCCAAGGGATAAAGACTTTGTGTACGGCAgcctggagcctattccagtcCAGACACTGCGCTCATTCAAG GTCCCTGACAGCTACCACTACAGACGGCGAGTTCACCTCTATGACACGGCTGCACGGGTTAAGACCGAACCTCGTGGTGTGGACACGTCAGACCTCGAGGTCAAAGAAGATGAATGGTTCAGTGATGAAGCAGCAACTACCCTACTGGGGTACGCTGAGCAGGAGGTCATGGGTCACAAG ATCAGCGAGTCTAAAGCATATGATGGGCTCTACATCGATGTGGGAACGCAGACTCACTCGTTCCGCTCGGCTCCTTTTAAAGGGAAGACGACCCTGGCCGAGGTGATGGTGGACAGACCGCTGAAGCTTCATCTGCAGCTGCAAGTGGAGAGTGTGAACAGCAGACACAACAGAGCCAGCTGTGTCTTCACCTTCCTCTGCGGTCACACGTTCCACCGCAGAGAGTTCGCCACACATGTCAG GAACGTGCACAGTGACATCCACACGTGTCTGAGTGGTTGGTTTGAGCAGAGATGCCCCCTCGCATATCTGGGGTGCACCTACAGTCAGAGGAGGTTTCATCCCTCCACACATAAAGCTACCGTCACCTTCAA TAAGGAGCTGAGGAGTTTTAACTTGCGTCCGACATTTGAAGCCTCAGTATGCGACAATTCACCCGCGAGCAGAGAAGGAAGTGGGAACTCTCTGAGCTCTCTTCCCTACGAGGTGCTGTGCCACATGGCCAGTTTCCTGGACAGCCTGTCCCTCTTCCAGCTTGCCCTGGTGTCCCGCCTGATGAGGCAGGTGTGCTCGTCTCTGCTTCAGGAAAGAGGGATGGTCACTCTCCGCTGGGAGAAGAAAACCTATTTGCACGGGGGAACCAAGTGGAGAGCCAAGCCT GTTTGGGAGTTCAGTCATCTCTTCTCCTCAGTGGATTCGTGGCATATGGCTGACATCCCTCCAATATCTGCTCATCTAAAAGTCTGTCCTTACTACGAGGTCTCTCCGCACAGTAAGCCCGTTCCCCTCCCCAGCATGAGTGAGAAACAGAGGTGCAGCCAGAAGCGTCTGAGCCTTCTCAACCATTTCACAGGAAACAGATGA
- the LOC115792193 gene encoding F-box only protein 40-like, which yields MSHRSRASRVRNHLHCDTCYSRRCRVRVEVSVCCAVIPCRLLCGAVFHLCKEEDHLLLCPNVRVPCINAEYGCPVQLPRSSRAAHLQVCPASVVCCSMEWNRWPANDAHSFPTTELHENLLREREQGGCLDLALALKDQDRLFNSMKMKKLFPELIQSVKEEEREEERIEEERRKDKEKKKKAILEKEAAEREAAKQASQLAWESFNIFNLNTPDDNEDEEDEDEEVEVEVEYEQGLTQEEREALARATEIEAGNLESYNAWERMFSMEMGGCREAEGTAVAGRGRGLSEGRGKGLSTVMEENTADTCVGATASNTCKLLTGALNRRKKFAYERIEPMKIITVRTFKVPTSFSAKQGRIRNPGFYKRESKAVDTSDLGVVPEDMPVWEEVQASLLCSLEKEQRGHLIAESVCTDGLLTDEGTQTYSFLSTPFRRNTSLADLTAGKLLELHLQLQVESVTSRHHKASSAFTFLCGHTFQRREYGKHYKNVHSDIQMGINGWFEQRCPLAYLGCTYSQRRFQPSTYTATVNYNEDLGCFSLIPTIPVYLGDTSQTSRSTGASSSFTQRTRGSRAGGGDDSLSSLPYEVLCHVASFLDSFSLSQLALVSRLMRQVCSSQLQERGMVTLHWERKTYSHGGAKWRVKQRVWQFSTLFSPVDTWCFQEGPPISEHIKVCPYYERESRMEKIHLPHFREETQTNTSCKAPTLVTLFQQKRILM from the exons ATg AGTCACCGTTCTCGGGCATCCAGGGTGCGAAACCACCTCCACTGTGATACCTGCTACAGCCGGCGCTGCAGGGTTCGGGTGGAGGTCTCTGTGTGCTGCGCGGTCATCCCCTGCCGCCTGCTCTGTGGTGCTGTCTTCCACCTGTGCAAAGAAGAGGATCACCTGCTGCTCTGCCCTAATGTGAGGGTACCCTGCATCAATGCTGAGTACGGCTGCCCGGTCCAGCTGCCACGCTCCTCACGGGCAGCTCACCTGCAGGTGTGCCCGGCCAGCGTGGTGTGCTGCTCCATGGAGTGGAACCGCTGGCCGGCCAATGATGCCCATTCTTTCCCCACCACAGAGCTGCATGAAAAcctgctcagagagagagagcagggagGGTGTCTCGACCTGGCTCTGGCTTTGAAAGACCAAGACCGCCTGTTTAACTCCATGAagatgaagaaactgttccCAGAGCTGATCCAGagtgtgaaggaggaggagagggaggaagagaggatagaggaggaaaggaggaaagacaaggagaagaagaaaaaggccaTCTTGGAGAAGGAGGCAGCAGAAAGGgaagctgcaaaacaagccagtCAGCTCGCCTGGGAGTCTTTTAACATATTCAATCTTAATACCCCTGATGACAatgaggatgaagaggatgaggatgaagagGTTGAGGTTGAAGTTGAATATGAACAGGGGCTCacacaggaggagagagaggctcTTGCAAGGGCAACAGAAATAGAAGCTGGTAATCTAGAAAGCTACAACGCCTGGGAGCGAATGTTCAGTATGGAGATGGGTGGCTGCAGGGAAGCTGAAGGGACAGCTGTGGCCGGCAGAGGAAGGGGACTGTCTGAAGGGAGGGGGAAAGGCTTGAGCACTGTGATGGAAGAAAATACAGCAGATACCTGTGTAGGTGCAACAGCATCAAACACCTGCAAACTGCTGACCGGTGCTCTGAATCGGAGGAAGAAGTTTGCATATGAACGCATAGAGCCAATGAAGATCATCACTGTGCGGACTTTTAAAGTCCCGACCAGCTTTTCTGCCAAGCAGGGCCGCATCCGCAACCCTGGTTTCTACAAAAGAGAGAGCAAAGCTGTGGATACCAGTGACCTAGGGGTGGTGCCAGAGGACATGCCAGTCTGGGAGGAAGTTCAG GCCTCTCTGCTGTGCTCCCTGGAGAAGGAGCAGAGAGGTCACCTCATTGCGGAGAGCGTGTGCACAGACGGTCTCTTAACAGATGAAGGCACGCAGACCTACAGCTTCCTGTCCACTCCTTTCCGGAGAAATACATCGCTTGCCGACCTGACGGCTGGAAAACTGCTGGAGCTGCACCTTCAGCTGCAGGTGGAGAGCGTCACCAGCCGACATCACAAGGCCAGCTCCGCCTTCACCTTCCTCTGCGGACACACCTTCCAGCGCAGAGAATATGGCAAACATTATAA GAACGTCCACAGTGATATCCAGATGGGTATAAACGGGTGGTTTGAGCAGAGATGCCCGCTTGCGTACCTGGGATGCACCTACAGCCAGAGGAGATTTCAGCCTTCCACATACACAGCAACCGTGAACTACAA TGAGGATCTAGGCTGCTTCAGCCTGATTCCCACCATCCCCGTTTACTTGGGCGACACTTCTCAGACGTCCAGGAGCACAGGTGCCTCCTCCAGCTTTACTCAGAGGACAAGAGGCAGTCGAGCAGGAGGAGGGGACGACTCGCTGAGCTCGCTTCCTTACGAGGTGCTGTGCCACGTGGCCAGTTTCCTGGACAGTTTTTCCCTGTCCCAGCTGGCTTTGGTGTCCCGCCTGATGAGGCAGGTGTGCTCCTCtcagctgcaggagagaggGATGGTCACCCTCCACTGGGAAAGGAAGACCTACTCACATggaggagccaagtggagggTGAAGCAGAGG GTCTGGCAGTTCAGTACCTTGTTCTCTCCGGTGGATACTTGGTGCTTCCAGGAGGGGCCGCCCATCTCAGAGCATATAAAGGTGTGTCCTTACTACGAGAGGGAGTCCAGGATGGAGAAGATTCATCTGCCACATTTTCGAGAAGAAACCCAGACCAACACAAGCTGCAAAGCTCCCACTCTGGTTACCTTGTTCCAGCAGAAGAGGATCCTGATGTAG